In Amycolatopsis jiangsuensis, the following proteins share a genomic window:
- a CDS encoding nuclear transport factor 2 family protein: protein MPQPSTPAEVVRAVAAGVSRLAASALSEQDERAELDHLAGWYAERTDVRHLFAPLGDTPLRTRAELRRHFAGAAALLRGAERFAPVGQVHETADPEVVVFEFSYVGSVLGRAVSVPCIFVTRVRDGLIVESRDYADHVGMARAFGRLDQLAAALSAGLP from the coding sequence ATGCCGCAGCCGTCCACGCCGGCCGAAGTCGTCCGTGCCGTCGCCGCCGGGGTCAGCCGCCTGGCCGCCAGCGCTCTCTCCGAACAGGACGAGCGGGCGGAACTCGACCACCTGGCCGGCTGGTACGCCGAGCGCACCGATGTCCGGCACCTGTTCGCGCCGCTGGGGGACACTCCGCTGCGGACCCGGGCCGAGCTGCGCCGGCACTTCGCCGGGGCTGCAGCCCTGCTACGCGGAGCTGAGCGGTTCGCACCCGTCGGGCAGGTGCACGAGACCGCCGATCCGGAGGTGGTCGTGTTCGAGTTCAGCTACGTCGGTTCGGTACTCGGCCGTGCGGTGAGCGTGCCGTGTATCTTCGTGACGCGAGTGCGGGACGGCCTCATCGTCGAATCACGCGACTACGCAGACCATGTGGGCATGGCCCGCGCCTTCGGGCGGCTCGATCAGCTGGCCGCCGCACTCTCCGCGGGCCTCCCGTGA
- a CDS encoding TetR/AcrR family transcriptional regulator yields MRQDAQENRERILAAAEEVFGAHGAAGSTEEVARQAGVGIATVFRHFPAKEDLVEAALLRHFDGLAARVRSLAAGPDPAAAWDTLVRTMIGTGATKLTLASALPGSGGFPDRAVAASNRVKTAVGEVLRQAQEHGAVRSSATIEEVYLLIRALSQASATMQIRRDTLDRAVDVVLAGLSQPAG; encoded by the coding sequence ATGCGGCAGGACGCACAGGAGAACCGTGAGCGGATCCTGGCCGCGGCCGAGGAGGTCTTCGGGGCGCACGGGGCCGCCGGGTCGACCGAGGAGGTGGCCCGGCAGGCCGGGGTCGGCATCGCCACGGTCTTCCGCCACTTCCCGGCCAAGGAGGATCTGGTCGAGGCGGCGCTGCTGCGTCATTTCGACGGGCTCGCCGCACGGGTCCGTTCGCTCGCCGCCGGTCCGGATCCGGCCGCGGCCTGGGACACCCTCGTCCGGACCATGATCGGGACCGGAGCCACGAAACTCACGCTGGCCTCGGCGCTGCCCGGCTCCGGAGGTTTTCCGGACCGTGCTGTCGCCGCGTCGAACCGGGTGAAGACCGCGGTCGGCGAGGTACTCCGCCAGGCACAGGAGCACGGTGCGGTGCGCTCTTCGGCCACGATCGAGGAGGTCTACCTGCTCATTCGCGCACTGTCCCAGGCGTCGGCGACGATGCAGATCCGGCGCGACACCTTGGATCGTGCCGTCGACGTCGTGCTCGCCGGGCTCTCGCAGCCGGCCGGCTGA
- a CDS encoding D-alanyl-D-alanine carboxypeptidase family protein → MIRFLLRPRLLAAITRLLGVLLLPAAFVRAPGRGRHLACQWALALRFPAEDLAGLAPPVRAAFTAARAEAFWRDGQLVGLTSGHRDAAEQHRLFTAETARTGSVAAARRRVLPPGESAHVAGTALDVRPAEGAAWLERHGAAYRLYRRYDNEWWHFEYHPSTVPLRLPRPDVLPRRGPSTMACATTVPLPSRTGNRL, encoded by the coding sequence ATGATCCGGTTCCTGCTCCGTCCCCGGCTGCTCGCGGCGATCACCCGGCTGCTCGGCGTGCTGCTGCTCCCGGCAGCCTTCGTCCGGGCGCCCGGCCGTGGCCGGCACCTGGCCTGCCAGTGGGCCCTCGCGCTGCGGTTCCCGGCCGAGGACCTGGCCGGCCTGGCCCCGCCGGTCCGCGCGGCGTTCACCGCGGCTCGCGCCGAGGCGTTCTGGCGGGACGGCCAGTTGGTCGGCCTCACCTCCGGGCACCGCGACGCGGCCGAACAGCACCGGCTCTTCACCGCGGAGACCGCGCGCACCGGATCGGTCGCCGCCGCACGCAGGCGGGTGCTGCCGCCGGGGGAGTCCGCGCACGTGGCGGGCACCGCACTCGACGTGCGCCCGGCCGAGGGTGCGGCCTGGCTGGAACGCCACGGCGCGGCTTACCGGCTGTACCGCCGCTACGACAACGAATGGTGGCACTTCGAGTACCACCCGTCGACGGTGCCGCTGCGGCTGCCGCGACCCGACGTGCTGCCGCGCCGCGGACCGTCCACAATGGCCTGTGCGACGACGGTGCCGTTACCGTCGCGCACCGGAAACCGGCTGTGA
- a CDS encoding response regulator transcription factor, which produces MPRVLLIEDDQAVREGLQIALTYQGHTVDAVDSGEQGLARLAGDAADVVVLDLMLPGMDGFEVCRRIRASGDLPIIMLTARNDDIDVVAGLEAGADDYVVKPAQARVLEARIRAVLRRSAAEPRQAGAAKPEPERHGDLIIDRDGLVVRKHGQPIALAPTELRLLLELSASPGRVFSRQQLLESVWDQGYLGDSRLVDACVQRLRSKIEDDPAAPVYVQTLRGFGYRFGPL; this is translated from the coding sequence ATGCCTCGGGTGCTGCTCATCGAAGACGACCAGGCCGTGCGGGAGGGCCTGCAGATCGCCCTCACTTACCAAGGCCACACCGTGGACGCCGTGGACAGCGGGGAACAGGGCCTGGCCCGGCTGGCCGGCGACGCGGCCGACGTGGTGGTGCTCGACCTGATGCTGCCCGGGATGGACGGGTTCGAGGTCTGCCGGCGCATCCGCGCGTCCGGTGACCTGCCGATCATCATGCTGACCGCGCGCAACGACGACATCGACGTGGTCGCCGGCCTCGAAGCCGGCGCCGACGACTACGTCGTCAAACCCGCGCAGGCCCGGGTGCTGGAGGCCCGGATCCGCGCGGTGCTGCGGCGCAGCGCGGCCGAACCGCGCCAGGCCGGCGCAGCGAAGCCGGAACCGGAACGGCACGGCGACCTCATCATCGACCGCGACGGGCTCGTCGTGCGCAAGCACGGGCAACCGATCGCGCTCGCGCCGACCGAACTGCGCCTGCTGCTCGAACTCTCCGCCTCGCCGGGCCGGGTGTTCAGCCGCCAGCAGCTGCTCGAATCGGTGTGGGATCAGGGATATCTCGGCGACTCCCGGCTCGTGGACGCCTGTGTGCAGCGGCTGCGCTCGAAGATCGAGGACGATCCCGCCGCGCCGGTGTACGTGCAGACCCTGCGCGGGTTCGGCTACCGCTTCGGCCCGCTGTGA